The DNA region CTCATCGACATCCTCGGCCTGTCGGACCGCGTCCACTACCACGAAGCCTCTACCCCCAGCCTCGTCTCCCTCTATCAACGCGCCCTCGCGCTCCTCTGCCCCTCGCTCTACGAAGGCTTCGGCCTGCCCGTCACCGAGGCTTTCAACTGCGGCTGCCCCGTCATCTCCAGCCGCACCGCCGCCCTCGCCGAAGTCGCCGGCGACGCCGCGCTCTACTTCGACGCCAAAAACATCGTCTCCATCCAGGAAACCTTCACCCGCGTCCTCCGCGAGCCCGACCTCCTGCAATCTCTCCGCGAAAAGGGAAAACTCCGCGCCCAGGAATTCTCCCCGCTCAAATGCGCCCGCGAAACCGCCGCCGTGTACGCCCGCATCCTCGGCCGCCCCACTCACCCGTTTTAATCCACCGCGCCCCGCGCCCTCACCATGAATCCTCCCCTCTGCCCGATCTCCGGCCTCCCCATGAAGCCGCTGTTCAACGCCCAGGTGCTCGGACGCCACGACGCCGCCTTTTTCCACAGCCCCGAAAGCGGCCTCATCCAGACCCCGCAACCCCACTGGCTCTCCGAAGCCTACGCCTCCGCCATCACCGCCACCGATGTCGGCCTCGTCGGCCGCAACATCCACAACCGCACCCACGTCTCCTGGACCCTCTCCTTCCTCGGCCTCGATAAAGGCCCCTACCTCGATCTCGGCGGCGGCTACGGCCTCTTCACCCGCCTCATGCGCGACGACGGCTTCGATTTCCACACCACTGATCCCTACTGCGAAAACATCTTCGCCAAAGGTCACGAGCCCGGCCCCGGCTTCACCGCCCAAGCCGTCACCGCCTTCGAAGTCTTCGAGCACATTCCCGACCCGCTCACCTTCATCAAAGACGCCTTCGCCCGCTACCAGACCCGGAACATTATCTTCTCAACGCTCACCTACGGCGAGGCCCCACCCGCCCGCGACTGGTGGTACTGGTGCTTCGAAACCGGCCAGCACATCACCTTCTACAATCGCCACACCCTCGCCCTCCTCGCCGAAAAAGTCGGCTGCCACTACTTCAGCCTCAACGACGAGTTCCACGTCTTCACCGAACAGCCGCTCACGCGTATCCAAAAATTGGTCCTATCCAATCGCCGCGCCAGAAAACTCTACGACAAGTACACCCGCAAACGCCGCCGCCGCACCGGACTCACCCTCCCCGACTACGAAGTCGCCCGCACCAGACTCCGCGCCAGCCAGGCCGCCCCCGCCGCCTGACCTCTCCCGTCACTCTGCCAGCAGCTTCGCCACCACGTGCTCGAACTGCTTTTGAAACAGCACGTCATACGCGTGCTCACCCGCCGGCACCACATTCGGCATCCCTGGATCGAGTTCTAGCACGCGTCTCACCTTCAATCCCTCGGCCAGCGAATAAGGGAACGACTGATTCCCAATAAAGAGCCGCGCCCCCGCCACGATTCGCGCCAGCTCCAAAAAGTCGCGCACCTCCACCCACCGCGCCGACGGCACCTTCCGCTTGAAATCCTCGTACTCGTCCCGCAGCCCCACGAACACCACATCGCCCCGCCCCTCCAAAAACCCGTGGCTCAGCGCCAGATTCCGATAACGAAAACTCCGCGCCACCACGATGCTCCCCGCGTACGCGCGATCCGGCTCCACTGTTAGCCACGGCCGCGACAGATCCGCCGCCAGCCCAAACATATAAAAATACCAACGACTGATCCCCAGCCGGTCGATCAGCAGCGGCGCATCGCGAAACGAATCCAGATCGTAATCCACCGCGCCCCCGCGTTCATGCACCTCCAACCGCTGGATGTAACTCTGCGCGCTCAATAACGGCGCCAGCATGTCATACATCTTCCGGTTCAACTGCACCGCGCCCAGCGGATGCCGGATCGACTTGTCCCGCAGCGGCACATCCAGCTCCAGCTTCAACAACGCCCCGGCCGCGCCGCCTAATTCACGCACCGCCGGCAACGCATAGATCACATCGCCCGCGTTCCCCGAATGCTTGCAACTCACCACCGCACCCGGCGCTCGCGCCTGGATCGCGCCATCGCCGCGTAATCCCGGCGGACAATACCCGATGAACCGCCGCTGCAACTTCTCCCGCTTCACCTCGCTCCTCAGCACCTCGTAATTTTCCCGGTCGATCCACTTCAGGATGACTTGGGTTATTTTGTTCGAGGCCAGTGCCTTTTTGAACCGGTCGGAACGATCAAGACTCATGCGGTACTCAGGATGCGAACGGGTAAACGACCCGCTCTCCGCACTGTCAAACGCCGATTCCCTCCCGCGCCTCCCTCGCGCCAACACCGGGATTGCCTTCCCCTCCGCTCCTCCCTTTACCCACCGCCACGACTTCATGTCCGACCGCAAAATCAGCGTCCTCCTGCCCTGCTATAATCAGGCGCGCTACCTCCCGCAGGCCATCGAGTCCGTGCTCTCCCAGCAAAATGCCGACTGGGAACTCCTCATCAGTGACGACGCCTCCACGGATAACTCCGCCGAGATTATCCGCGCCTACGCCGCCCGCGACCCGCGTATCCGTTTTCACCTGCAATCCCCCAACCTCGGCATGGCCGCCAACTGGAACTGGTGCCTGCTCCACGCCACCGGCCGCTACGTCAAATTCCTCTTCGGCGACGACTACCACTGCGCCCCCGACGCCCTCGCCGCCCTCAGCCACGCCCTCGAATCCCATCCCGCTGCCACCCTCGCCACCAGCGCCCGTCTCATCGTCGGCGAAGACTCGCAAACCCGCTCCATCGCCGGCGACCTCGGCGGCGACGGCCTCAAACCCGGCGGCCCGACCATCGTCCGCTGCCTGCTCTCCGGGAAAAATCTCATCGGCGAGCCCTCCGCCGCCATGTTCCGCCGCGATGCCGCCCGGCGCGGCTTTGACCCCACCTACCGCCAGCTCATCGATCTCGAGTTCTGGGCTCACCTCCTCGAACAAGGCGATCTCGCCTACGTTTCCCGCCCCCTCTGCGCCTTCCGCCGCCACGACGAACAACAGACCGCCGTCAACCGCCGCACCCGCGCCGGCGAGGAGGAAGGCCTCCGCCTACAGCTCAAATACCTCCCCCTCGTCCAGCGTCACCTCGCCACCGGAGGCTCACCCCACGAAGTCCGCCAGGCCCTCTTCCGCAGTCTCTACTTTGTACGCAAGACTCGCATACGCTGCAACGAAAGCCACGCCGACGAACGCGCCCTCATGCGCGAACTCAACCCCGTCTGGTACGCCGCTTACTGGCTCCGCCACCGGCTGACCAAACCCTTCGCCAACCTCCATAAAGCCACCCGCCGCCAGCCTTCTGCGGCGCGCCACCCGTAGAGCCCATGCCCTCCGCCGCCAGCCCGCGCATCCTCGTTCTCCGCCGTCGCTACGTCGGCGACATCGTCCTGCTCGAAAGCGTCTTCCGCCTTCTCCGCCGCCACTGGCCCGCCGCCCACATCGTCGCCTCCGTCGATCCCGCCTACCGCGACCTCCCCAAACTCCACCCCGCCATCGACGCCACCCTCCCCATGCCCGTCCGCTTCCGCGACTGGCCCGGCTTCCTCTGGCGACTGCGCCGGGGAAAATTTACCCACATCCTCGACTTCGATAACCGCCCCCGCACCGCCATGATCGCGCTCCTCTCCGGCGCATCACTCCGCGCCACCTTGCGCCACGGCGCCGAGCCCCGCTTCGCCCGCTGCTACAACCATCGCCTCGTCGTCGAAACCAACTACTTCGACGACCACCACATCACCGACTTCTACCACCGCCTGCTCCGCTCCGTCGGCATCGCCATCAAACAGGAGCCCGGCCACCTCATCCCGCTCCCCCACGAAATCACCCAGATTGAGCAACTCCCCGCGATCGCCGCCCTGCCCACCGATCGCCCGCGCCTCCTCGTTCACCCCGGCAGCCGCAGCCCCCACCGCATCTGGCCCGCCGCCTCCTTCGCCACCGTCTGCGACGCCATCCAGTCCGAAGGTCGCGCCAGCGTCATCTTCGTCGCCGGTCCCGCCGAGCAACCCGTCGTCGAAGCCATCACGGCCAAAATGACCACACCCGCCACCGTCCTCAAAAACGCGTTCACCCTCACCCAGCTCGCCGCCCTCTTCGCCAGCGTCGACCGCCTCCTCTGCCACGACAGCGGCCCCATGCACCTCGCCACCTCCGTCGGCACGCCCGTCGTTGCTCTCTACGGCTCCCAAAAAATCACCAATTGGAAACCCGTCGGCGACGACAACCTCCTCCTGCAAACCCCGCTTCCCTGCCGCGACTGCGTGTCCCCCGGGTTCTGCAAACCCGACGACAGCTACACCAATCACTGCGTGCAAAAAATCACGCCCGAGGCAGTCCTCTCCGCCCTCCGCACCCGTCTGCCCGCGCCCGTCGCTTGATCGACCGCGCGCAAATCGCGCACCTCAAAACGCCTTCCACGCGCCGTCTTCCCACTTCGCATGCAGCGTGCGTCCATGCGCGGCCAGCTCCGCGTCGCGCCACCGCTTCAGATTCCGCCGCGACGTGAACTTCTCCCAACGCCGCCTCCACCAACCGATCTTCCATTTCGCCCGGTAGTAAGCGCGGTTCTCCGCCTCATACGGCCGCACTTTCGGCCCGCCTCGTAACGCATCCTGCGTGATCGACCCAAAGTGGTGGATGAAACAATCCCCGACGATCCCGAGTTTGAATCCTGCGATCCGGCAGCGCCGGAAAAAATCGCTGTCCTCAAACTGCCCAATCCGAAACCCCTCGTCGAAGCCGCCCACCTTCGCAAACACCGCACGCTTCACCGCGAAACACACCCCATGCGCCGCATCCCGCCGCACCACGCCGCTCATCTTCGCCATGAAGTCCGCCGCGTACTCAGAAAACGGATAATTCTGCTCCCGCTCCCGCATCGCCGGCGAAACCACCGACATGCCCTCCCGCTCCGCCGCGCCGATCAACCGCCCCAGCCAGCCCGCGGGCAGCAGCACGTCGTTGTTCAAAATCACCGTCCACTCCGCGCCTTCCACCGCGCGCCACCCTTGATTCCACGCCGCCGCGCATCCGCGATTCTCCGTGTTGCTCACGACCACGAGTCCACTCTGCGCCTTGAGCCACTCGCCCGTTCCATCCGTCGAACCATTATCGATGATCACCACCCGCACACCCGCCGCGATATCGGGCTGCAAACAACCCACGCACGCCTGCGTGTAAGCGAGCTGGTTCAAGACCGGGATGACGACGGCGGCATTCACCCCGCCACGACCGCCGAATCCGCCCCCGCTGCCAACCCCTTTCTTGTTTTCCATCGCCCATCCGCGCACTCGACTTCGCGCCCCCGCTCCCGCCACGCTCCACCCCGCCTTCATGCCGTCCGCCCTCCCGATCTCCGTCGTCATCGTCGCCAAAAACGAGGCGCACAACCTTCCCCGCTGCCTCGCCAGTGTGTACGGCTGGACCGCTGAAACCGTCGTTGTCCTCAACGACACGACCGACGCCAGCGGACAAATCTCCCGCGATCACGGCGCAGCCGTCCACCACACGCCCTGGCTCGGTTATCGCGACACCAAAAACCACGCCCTCTCCCTGGCCTCCAACAACTGGATACTCTCCCTCGACGCCGACGAAGAAGTCTCCCCCGCCCTCCATTCCGCGCTCTCCGACTTCTTCTCCCGCCCCGATCTCTCTGAAATCTCCGGCGCGAAATTCCCCCGCAAAGTCTGGTTCATCGACCGCTGGATCACCCACGGCGACTGGTACCCCGATCTCAGCCTTCGCCTCTTCCGCCGCGACCGCGCCCGCTGGGGCGGCGATGCTCACGTCCACGAAAAAATCGAGATCACCGGCCCCGTCGCCACGCTTCGCGGCGATCTCCATCACTACTCGTTCCCCACGCTCTCCAGCCACGTCGCGAAAATAAATCCCTTCGCCGACCTCTTCCTGAAACAACAACTCGAACGCGGCAAAAAATTCTCCGCCCCCTCCGCGATCTTCCGCCCGTGGTGGCGCTTCTTCCGCGCCTACATCCTGCGCCGTGGTTTTCTCGACGGGTTCCCCGGCTTCTACATCGCCATTGCGACAGCCTTTAGCGCCTTCGTCCGCTACAGCCGCCTGTACGAAGCCGCTCAAAAGAAAAACCCTCCTGCGAATCTGCCCCATGTCTGACGAGCCACCCAAGTTCAGTTTCCAGGCGGAAAAGCTCATCGCCTCACTCCGTCGCATTCCCGACGAGACGTCGCCGCGCATGAAAAAGCGCCCGACCAAGGAGCTCGCCCGTCTCGTCGAAGATCTCCTCGTCCAGCACCAGATCGGCCGCGAATCTCCCGAGCAGACCATCCGCGACAACTGGCCCCAAATCGTCGGCCCCGCCAACGCTCAATACTCCCACGCCGCCCAGATCGACGGCCGCGGCCGCCTAGCCGTCCTCGCCTCTCATGCCGTTGTCCGCAACGAACTCTTTCTCCACCGGAAACTCATCTCCGAAAAAATTCGCAAGCTACCCGGTTGCAGCCACGTCCGTGAAATCAACGTCCGCGCCGGATAACCGCGCTTCCCCCTGAAACGATCATCGTTTCCCTCTTCGCGGACACGTGGCTGGGGAAGGTTTGACCCCCGACCGCTAATCCATTCGATCACCGCTCTTTTCCTTTCACCCAACCCATGAGCCTCAAGATCAAATCCTCCAAAGAAGTCACATTCGACCAGCTTTCCCTCGGCGAAGTCATGCTCCGCCTCGATCCCGGCGAGGGCCGCATCCGCACCGCCCGCGAGTTCAAAGCCTGGGAAGGCGGCGGCGAGTACAACACCTCCCGCGGTCTCCGCAAATGCTTCGGCTACAAGACCGCCGTCGTCACCGCTTTTGTCGACAACGAGATCGGCCACCTCATCGAGGATTTCATCATGCAGGGTGGCGTCGCCACCGACTTTATCAAGTGGCGTGACGACGACGGCATCGGCCGCACCGTACGCAACGGCCTCAACTTCACCGAGCGCGGCTTCGGCGTCCGTGGTGCCGTCGGCAATCCCG from Nibricoccus aquaticus includes:
- a CDS encoding glycosyltransferase family 2 protein, with amino-acid sequence MSDRKISVLLPCYNQARYLPQAIESVLSQQNADWELLISDDASTDNSAEIIRAYAARDPRIRFHLQSPNLGMAANWNWCLLHATGRYVKFLFGDDYHCAPDALAALSHALESHPAATLATSARLIVGEDSQTRSIAGDLGGDGLKPGGPTIVRCLLSGKNLIGEPSAAMFRRDAARRGFDPTYRQLIDLEFWAHLLEQGDLAYVSRPLCAFRRHDEQQTAVNRRTRAGEEEGLRLQLKYLPLVQRHLATGGSPHEVRQALFRSLYFVRKTRIRCNESHADERALMRELNPVWYAAYWLRHRLTKPFANLHKATRRQPSAARHP
- a CDS encoding glycosyltransferase family 2 protein, translated to MFSIAHPRTRLRAPAPATLHPAFMPSALPISVVIVAKNEAHNLPRCLASVYGWTAETVVVLNDTTDASGQISRDHGAAVHHTPWLGYRDTKNHALSLASNNWILSLDADEEVSPALHSALSDFFSRPDLSEISGAKFPRKVWFIDRWITHGDWYPDLSLRLFRRDRARWGGDAHVHEKIEITGPVATLRGDLHHYSFPTLSSHVAKINPFADLFLKQQLERGKKFSAPSAIFRPWWRFFRAYILRRGFLDGFPGFYIAIATAFSAFVRYSRLYEAAQKKNPPANLPHV
- a CDS encoding class I SAM-dependent methyltransferase, with the protein product MNPPLCPISGLPMKPLFNAQVLGRHDAAFFHSPESGLIQTPQPHWLSEAYASAITATDVGLVGRNIHNRTHVSWTLSFLGLDKGPYLDLGGGYGLFTRLMRDDGFDFHTTDPYCENIFAKGHEPGPGFTAQAVTAFEVFEHIPDPLTFIKDAFARYQTRNIIFSTLTYGEAPPARDWWYWCFETGQHITFYNRHTLALLAEKVGCHYFSLNDEFHVFTEQPLTRIQKLVLSNRRARKLYDKYTRKRRRRTGLTLPDYEVARTRLRASQAAPAA
- a CDS encoding glycosyltransferase family 2 protein, translated to MENKKGVGSGGGFGGRGGVNAAVVIPVLNQLAYTQACVGCLQPDIAAGVRVVIIDNGSTDGTGEWLKAQSGLVVVSNTENRGCAAAWNQGWRAVEGAEWTVILNNDVLLPAGWLGRLIGAAEREGMSVVSPAMREREQNYPFSEYAADFMAKMSGVVRRDAAHGVCFAVKRAVFAKVGGFDEGFRIGQFEDSDFFRRCRIAGFKLGIVGDCFIHHFGSITQDALRGGPKVRPYEAENRAYYRAKWKIGWWRRRWEKFTSRRNLKRWRDAELAAHGRTLHAKWEDGAWKAF
- a CDS encoding glycosyltransferase family 9 protein, which encodes MPSAASPRILVLRRRYVGDIVLLESVFRLLRRHWPAAHIVASVDPAYRDLPKLHPAIDATLPMPVRFRDWPGFLWRLRRGKFTHILDFDNRPRTAMIALLSGASLRATLRHGAEPRFARCYNHRLVVETNYFDDHHITDFYHRLLRSVGIAIKQEPGHLIPLPHEITQIEQLPAIAALPTDRPRLLVHPGSRSPHRIWPAASFATVCDAIQSEGRASVIFVAGPAEQPVVEAITAKMTTPATVLKNAFTLTQLAALFASVDRLLCHDSGPMHLATSVGTPVVALYGSQKITNWKPVGDDNLLLQTPLPCRDCVSPGFCKPDDSYTNHCVQKITPEAVLSALRTRLPAPVA
- a CDS encoding DUF721 domain-containing protein, which translates into the protein MSDEPPKFSFQAEKLIASLRRIPDETSPRMKKRPTKELARLVEDLLVQHQIGRESPEQTIRDNWPQIVGPANAQYSHAAQIDGRGRLAVLASHAVVRNELFLHRKLISEKIRKLPGCSHVREINVRAG